In Synechococcus sp. PCC 6312, one genomic interval encodes:
- a CDS encoding ComEC/Rec2 family competence protein — translation MVKLWATLPPIARLPAMPLPFIQADAILWGLAFIVGLYLGGAPWGWIIALVLGLLISVCRNQAPIWPKFWRSLPPGRSWLIATGITLLAMAYLFLRTPNPGATDISRVVTRLTAMGAEPTVMVEGHVETYPLLNRAGKYRFFMGVKRYQHLPRDGGEPMLQGQASGRLYVTVPEEAGQDIRPGQTVAITGFLYQPKAGGNAFYRAFNFQRQLQLERTFAGLAGRDAKILKPGSPWGLWALRERIFTAQGEKLGPELGPLLSAMLLGSRAVGVPAFIGDAFRRVGLSHAMAASGFQTSIILGLVMVLARPLPKSRQLQIGGAALIVFAGLSGFAPSVMRAVLMGLAGLVALAGDSKNQPAALLLAIAVIMLLVNPLWSEDLGFQLSFLATLGLIVSAAAIEARLSWLPGPLANLTAIPLAANIWIFPLALAIFGVFPTYGLIVNVITTFLLSLMTVGSFISGLGAVIWPTLGALLAWVMYYPTLILLWLVNFFGSLPYSLLALGALGWTQVFALYGLILLVWLHPWWQRRWILALGTGLGLVIVPFLLLQTNTFRVTVLDSTQTPIMVIQQPGGNVVINSGDLKNAGTSLGSFLAAQGINQIHWAIATTRQSRDQGGWADLAKVTPITRISEIPTASSDEDYREMVSKLPSDKQPLRLDQEAQLGDVALKLLRADPAVIQMTIKGKKWLFISEPPRSLGQSIWLRSANLPRPDVLWWWGRKFDPNLLDILQPQALVLTTAQLPPAVQDQLKSRRISYYWAGQDGAVQWQPSGRFLPNQNTGESGL, via the coding sequence GTGGTTAAATTGTGGGCAACATTGCCGCCGATTGCGAGACTCCCAGCCATGCCGTTGCCGTTCATCCAGGCCGATGCCATTTTATGGGGATTAGCCTTCATTGTTGGGCTGTACTTGGGGGGGGCGCCTTGGGGGTGGATCATTGCATTAGTCCTCGGACTTCTGATCAGTGTTTGTCGTAACCAGGCCCCGATTTGGCCGAAATTTTGGCGGAGTTTGCCCCCAGGCCGGAGTTGGTTAATTGCCACCGGAATCACCTTATTAGCCATGGCCTATCTATTTTTACGAACCCCTAACCCTGGGGCGACAGATATTAGTCGGGTCGTGACTCGGCTAACGGCCATGGGGGCTGAACCCACAGTCATGGTTGAAGGTCATGTGGAAACCTATCCGCTCCTGAATCGGGCCGGGAAATATCGCTTTTTTATGGGGGTCAAACGCTATCAACATCTTCCACGGGATGGAGGAGAACCAATGCTCCAGGGCCAGGCCAGTGGGCGGTTATACGTCACCGTGCCAGAGGAGGCGGGTCAAGACATTCGGCCAGGCCAAACCGTTGCTATCACGGGATTTCTTTATCAACCCAAAGCGGGCGGGAATGCCTTTTATCGGGCCTTTAACTTTCAACGGCAATTACAACTGGAACGTACCTTTGCCGGGTTGGCTGGCCGGGATGCAAAAATTCTCAAACCGGGTTCACCCTGGGGCCTGTGGGCTTTACGAGAGCGGATCTTCACGGCTCAAGGGGAAAAGCTGGGGCCAGAATTGGGACCACTTTTGAGTGCCATGTTACTGGGCAGTCGGGCCGTTGGGGTTCCGGCGTTTATTGGAGATGCTTTCCGGCGGGTGGGCCTATCCCATGCCATGGCAGCCTCAGGGTTTCAGACCTCCATCATCCTGGGGTTAGTCATGGTGCTGGCCCGACCCTTGCCCAAAAGTCGCCAGTTACAAATCGGTGGGGCGGCCCTGATTGTCTTTGCTGGTCTGAGTGGGTTTGCTCCCTCGGTCATGCGAGCCGTGCTGATGGGATTAGCAGGCCTGGTCGCCTTAGCTGGGGATAGTAAAAACCAACCTGCTGCCTTACTCTTAGCCATTGCCGTGATCATGCTCCTTGTCAATCCCCTCTGGAGTGAAGATTTAGGCTTTCAGCTCAGTTTTTTGGCCACCTTGGGCTTGATTGTCTCCGCTGCGGCCATTGAAGCAAGGCTCAGTTGGCTCCCCGGCCCGCTGGCAAATTTAACCGCAATTCCCTTAGCCGCCAATATTTGGATATTTCCCTTAGCCCTGGCTATCTTTGGGGTCTTTCCCACCTATGGCCTGATTGTGAATGTGATTACGACCTTTTTGCTGTCCCTGATGACGGTGGGCAGTTTTATCAGTGGCCTGGGTGCCGTAATTTGGCCAACCTTGGGGGCACTCTTGGCCTGGGTCATGTATTATCCCACGCTAATTTTGCTCTGGCTTGTAAACTTCTTTGGCAGCTTACCCTATAGTCTTTTGGCCTTAGGAGCCTTGGGCTGGACGCAAGTCTTTGCTCTCTATGGGTTAATCCTTCTGGTCTGGCTGCATCCCTGGTGGCAACGGCGGTGGATATTAGCCCTCGGTACTGGCCTGGGCCTGGTAATCGTCCCATTTTTACTATTACAAACCAATACGTTTCGGGTCACGGTTCTCGATAGCACCCAAACCCCAATCATGGTGATCCAGCAACCTGGCGGCAATGTCGTGATCAATAGTGGGGACCTCAAAAACGCCGGGACATCCCTGGGATCTTTTCTGGCGGCACAAGGGATTAACCAAATTCATTGGGCTATTGCCACGACCCGTCAAAGTCGAGATCAAGGCGGTTGGGCTGATTTAGCCAAAGTAACCCCCATCACCCGCATCAGTGAAATTCCCACGGCCAGCAGTGATGAGGACTATCGGGAAATGGTCAGTAAACTACCCAGTGACAAACAGCCGCTCCGTTTGGATCAAGAAGCTCAACTGGGGGATGTGGCTCTCAAGTTGCTGCGGGCTGATCCGGCTGTGATCCAAATGACGATTAAAGGCAAGAAATGGCTGTTTATTAGTGAACCACCCCGATCCTTGGGACAATCTATTTGGTTACGGTCGGCAAATTTACCCAGGCCAGATGTCCTGTGGTGGTGGGGGCGTAAGTTTGATCCCAATCTCCTAGACATTCTCCAACCCCAGGCCCTCGTTTTAACCACTGCCCAACTCCCACCGGCTGTGCAAGATCAACTGAAATCCCGCCGTATTTCTTATTATTGGGCTGGTCAAGATGGGGCCGTTCAGTGGCAACCCAGTGGGCGATTTTTACCCAACCAAAATACTGGGGAGAGTGGCTTATAG
- the glmM gene encoding phosphoglucosamine mutase, translated as MSAVKSTPIRFGTDGIRGRAGELLTPNLAMELGYWAGRELAASQSSGQPFILGQDSRTSSDMLAMGLAAGLTAAGLEVWQVGLCPTPCVAYLVHHSEAVGGAMISASHNPPEDNGIKIFDAQGNKLPQDLQKAIETHLNQAGAWEVASHWGHNLNRPELLHTYGQALTNSLGADQPLAGMKVVLDLAYGAAVSLAPQVFEQLGATVICLHNQANGEKINVNCGSTHLDPLRQAVQTYQADLGFAFDGDADRVLAVDGLGRTIDGDHILYFWGQTLQQAQQLPGDLIVATVMSNLGFERAWEQRGGTLVRAAVGDQYVHAEMLRYGAMLGGEQSGHILCRHYGIGGDGLLTAIHLAALVKQAGCTLHQLKDASFESYPQILRNVPVMDRERRLAWQDCQPLQTLIEQATADMGDQGRILVRASGTEPVIRVMVEAVSATLAEHWTSQLVTSVETHLAA; from the coding sequence ATGTCTGCGGTTAAATCTACGCCAATTCGCTTTGGTACCGATGGCATTCGGGGCCGAGCGGGTGAATTATTAACTCCCAATTTGGCGATGGAGTTGGGCTACTGGGCCGGGCGAGAATTAGCCGCATCTCAATCCTCTGGGCAGCCATTCATCCTAGGTCAGGATTCCCGCACCTCTAGCGATATGTTGGCGATGGGCCTGGCAGCGGGCTTAACAGCGGCAGGCTTAGAGGTTTGGCAAGTGGGCCTGTGTCCAACTCCCTGTGTGGCTTATTTGGTGCATCACTCCGAGGCGGTGGGCGGGGCGATGATTTCCGCTAGTCACAATCCCCCGGAAGATAATGGGATTAAAATTTTTGATGCCCAGGGCAATAAGCTCCCCCAAGACCTGCAAAAAGCGATTGAAACCCATTTGAATCAGGCCGGGGCCTGGGAAGTGGCCAGTCATTGGGGTCATAACCTGAATCGTCCCGAATTACTCCACACCTATGGCCAGGCCTTGACGAACTCTTTGGGGGCAGATCAACCTCTGGCAGGGATGAAGGTGGTTTTGGATTTGGCCTATGGGGCGGCGGTCTCTTTGGCACCACAGGTGTTTGAGCAACTGGGGGCAACGGTGATTTGTCTCCATAACCAGGCCAACGGAGAAAAAATTAACGTCAACTGTGGCTCGACCCATTTAGACCCCTTACGTCAGGCAGTGCAGACATACCAGGCCGATTTGGGCTTTGCCTTTGATGGGGACGCGGATCGGGTGCTGGCGGTGGATGGCCTGGGGCGGACGATTGATGGGGATCATATTCTTTATTTTTGGGGACAAACCCTGCAACAGGCCCAACAACTACCGGGGGATTTAATCGTCGCGACTGTTATGTCCAATCTGGGCTTTGAACGGGCCTGGGAGCAACGGGGCGGAACCTTAGTGCGGGCAGCGGTGGGCGATCAATACGTTCATGCCGAAATGTTGCGCTACGGGGCGATGTTGGGGGGTGAGCAGTCGGGGCATATTCTCTGTCGGCACTACGGGATTGGTGGGGATGGGCTGTTGACGGCGATTCACTTGGCAGCCTTGGTGAAGCAGGCTGGTTGCACATTGCACCAATTGAAGGATGCCAGTTTTGAGTCCTATCCCCAAATTCTCCGCAATGTCCCCGTGATGGATCGGGAACGCCGCCTGGCCTGGCAAGACTGTCAACCGCTCCAAACCCTGATTGAACAAGCCACCGCTGACATGGGCGATCAAGGGCGGATTCTCGTCCGGGCTTCGGGCACAGAACCGGTCATTCGGGTCATGGTGGAGGCGGTTTCGGCTACCTTGGCTGAGCATTGGACTAGCCAGTTAGTGACCTCCGTAGAAACCCACTTGGCCGCCTAA
- the mrdA gene encoding penicillin-binding protein 2: MPLAQSKPITKGIYSFNYQPYQRTFGQNGRGLTLMIVVSLILFGGIGTRLAYLQVLEGQHNRKLADENRIRLIPKPPERGKILDRKGRILAGNQFSYSVFVWPIAKKKAEWPQTLELLSKILNVPAAEIEKTIEKAGYNSPSLLRIAKGITQAQIVALEEHKSQLAGVEVDREAQRFYPLGEVAAHVLGYIGELDEEELAKNKERGYRLGDVIGKMGVEASYESQLRGTWGGQQVEVDGAGKVLRILGQKKARPGNDLTLTLDLDVQKAAEAALGNRRGAIVALDPRDGSILAMASRPAFDPNWFANRMTEGQWQELQQRQNPFVNRAIQGFPPASTFKIVTTTAGLESGKFSPDTVLMTYSALNSGSFAFHDWNRAGFGPLTFAGAMAWSSNTFFGQVGRRVGEKTLIDWAHRYGFGQKTGLDLPGEAAGLVPDLAWKRKTYGDDWYDGDTLIFSIGQGALQTSPLQVAVMFGVPANGGFKVRPHFVQLPNKSPQQARESLNLKPSTIQVLRQGLRQVITNGTGSGLNNPSIPPLAGKSGTGEDPPRPHHTWFGAYAPADKPEIVVVAFLENSGGGGGSTAGPLMLQTMQAYFKANPPPKNTLR; the protein is encoded by the coding sequence ATGCCTCTGGCGCAGTCCAAACCCATAACAAAGGGAATCTACTCCTTTAATTACCAACCCTATCAGCGCACCTTTGGCCAAAATGGGCGGGGGCTGACGTTGATGATTGTTGTCTCCCTGATCTTGTTTGGCGGGATTGGCACCAGGCTGGCCTATTTACAAGTTCTAGAGGGGCAACATAACCGGAAATTGGCCGATGAAAACCGGATTCGCCTGATTCCCAAACCACCAGAGCGCGGCAAGATATTAGATCGCAAGGGGCGGATTTTAGCGGGAAATCAATTTTCCTACTCTGTGTTTGTCTGGCCGATTGCCAAGAAAAAAGCGGAATGGCCGCAAACCTTAGAATTGCTCTCAAAAATCTTAAATGTCCCGGCCGCGGAGATTGAAAAAACGATTGAAAAGGCAGGCTATAATTCCCCCTCGCTGTTGCGGATTGCCAAAGGGATTACCCAGGCCCAGATTGTCGCCTTAGAGGAGCATAAATCCCAACTGGCGGGGGTGGAGGTGGATCGGGAGGCCCAGCGGTTTTATCCCCTTGGCGAAGTGGCTGCCCATGTGTTGGGGTATATCGGTGAATTAGACGAAGAAGAGTTGGCTAAAAATAAAGAGCGGGGCTATCGCCTAGGGGATGTGATTGGCAAGATGGGCGTTGAAGCCAGTTATGAGTCGCAATTACGGGGCACTTGGGGCGGCCAACAGGTGGAAGTGGATGGGGCAGGCAAAGTTTTGCGCATCCTAGGCCAAAAGAAAGCCCGGCCGGGGAATGACTTAACCCTGACCCTCGATTTGGATGTCCAAAAAGCGGCAGAAGCAGCCCTTGGGAATCGCCGGGGAGCCATTGTCGCCCTGGATCCGCGGGATGGCAGTATTTTGGCAATGGCGAGTCGTCCGGCCTTTGATCCCAACTGGTTTGCCAATCGGATGACAGAAGGTCAATGGCAAGAACTTCAGCAGCGGCAAAATCCCTTTGTTAATCGGGCGATCCAAGGCTTTCCACCCGCTAGTACCTTCAAAATTGTCACCACTACGGCGGGGTTGGAATCGGGTAAGTTTAGCCCGGATACGGTTCTCATGACCTACTCGGCTTTAAACAGTGGTAGTTTTGCATTTCATGATTGGAATCGGGCTGGGTTTGGGCCGTTGACCTTTGCTGGGGCGATGGCCTGGAGCAGTAATACCTTTTTTGGGCAAGTGGGGCGGCGTGTGGGTGAAAAAACCTTAATTGACTGGGCCCATCGCTATGGATTCGGGCAAAAAACGGGTCTGGATTTACCAGGAGAAGCGGCGGGGTTAGTCCCAGATCTGGCCTGGAAACGGAAAACCTATGGGGATGATTGGTATGACGGCGATACCCTGATTTTTTCTATTGGCCAAGGGGCACTTCAAACCAGTCCTTTGCAAGTGGCAGTGATGTTTGGGGTTCCGGCCAATGGTGGGTTTAAGGTGCGCCCCCATTTTGTCCAACTTCCCAACAAAAGCCCCCAGCAGGCGCGAGAGTCTCTAAATCTTAAGCCCAGCACCATTCAAGTTTTGCGCCAGGGATTGCGGCAAGTGATCACCAATGGCACAGGGTCAGGGTTAAATAATCCGAGCATCCCTCCCTTAGCTGGTAAAAGCGGCACAGGCGAAGATCCACCCCGCCCCCATCACACTTGGTTCGGCGCCTATGCACCGGCGGATAAACCGGAAATTGTGGTTGTAGCCTTCTTAGAAAATTCTGGCGGTGGCGGTGGCTCAACGGCCGGGCCCCTGATGCTACAGACAATGCAGGCCTACTTCAAAGCAAACCCGCCTCCCAAAAACACCCTTCGTTAA
- a CDS encoding alpha-amylase family glycosyl hydrolase: protein MTHPIEFQLFAPYNKAVALIGSFSAWEDIPMQQGEDGYFRAQVELEDGTYHYKFRVQSKSWFVEPDQWLEVVDPYATDIDNSTQNGVVQIKNGKKIVDTYIWKHDDKPLPSDRELVIYELHVADFSGGEPDRYVRGKYKHVVEKLDFLADLGINAIELMPLKEYPGDYSWGYNPRYFFAAESSYGSTDELKNLIDECHARGIRVIMDGIYNHSESSSPLTQIDHDYWYHHSPRDPDNNWGPEFNYDFYDENLDVKPAWTFIGDVVRYWIEEYHVDGIRYDAARQIANYDFMHWIVAETKKTAGVKPFYNIAEHIPETTSITNVDGPMDGCWHDSFRSVITGHICGDMFDIEQLKDVIDCKRKGFMGTTNVVNYLTNHDHNHILAELGNRNIFNDEAFKRAKLGAAILMTAVGVPLIWMGEEFGEYKHNTQEQAKVEWALLDNDLNGELFEYYKGLIHLRKNNQALYVENIDFFHEDPNSQVLAYTRWNEEGSRVVVVANFSGNFWAGYTVPHFPANGTWHEWTGDYDVESGADNMMIDLAEYEAKVFVWQG, encoded by the coding sequence ATGACACACCCGATTGAATTTCAATTATTTGCCCCCTACAACAAAGCAGTCGCCTTGATTGGGTCATTCTCGGCCTGGGAAGATATTCCAATGCAACAAGGAGAAGATGGCTATTTCCGCGCTCAAGTTGAGCTGGAGGATGGCACCTATCACTATAAATTCCGGGTTCAGTCAAAAAGCTGGTTTGTCGAGCCGGATCAATGGTTAGAGGTTGTTGACCCCTATGCCACAGATATTGATAATTCGACTCAAAATGGGGTTGTCCAAATCAAAAATGGCAAAAAAATTGTTGATACCTACATTTGGAAACATGACGATAAACCCTTGCCCAGCGATCGCGAGTTAGTCATTTATGAACTGCACGTGGCTGACTTTTCTGGGGGCGAACCAGACCGCTATGTGCGCGGTAAATATAAACACGTTGTCGAAAAGTTAGATTTTCTTGCTGACCTGGGTATTAATGCCATTGAACTGATGCCGCTCAAAGAATATCCGGGGGATTATAGCTGGGGGTATAACCCGCGTTACTTTTTTGCTGCAGAATCAAGTTACGGCTCAACGGACGAGTTAAAAAATCTGATTGATGAATGTCACGCCCGCGGGATTCGGGTCATCATGGATGGGATTTACAATCACTCAGAATCGTCTAGTCCCCTGACACAAATTGACCATGATTACTGGTACCATCATTCTCCCCGGGATCCTGATAACAACTGGGGGCCAGAATTTAATTATGACTTTTATGATGAAAACCTAGATGTTAAACCGGCCTGGACATTCATTGGTGATGTTGTTCGCTATTGGATTGAAGAATATCATGTGGATGGCATTCGCTACGATGCAGCCCGGCAAATTGCTAATTATGACTTTATGCATTGGATCGTTGCCGAAACTAAAAAAACAGCCGGAGTTAAGCCATTTTATAACATTGCCGAACATATTCCAGAGACAACTAGTATCACAAATGTCGATGGCCCGATGGATGGGTGCTGGCACGATAGTTTTCGTTCTGTAATTACCGGCCACATCTGCGGCGATATGTTTGATATCGAACAGCTTAAGGATGTGATTGACTGCAAGCGAAAAGGGTTTATGGGGACAACTAATGTTGTTAATTATCTAACCAATCACGACCACAATCATATCCTGGCAGAATTGGGCAATCGAAATATCTTTAATGATGAAGCCTTTAAGCGAGCGAAGTTGGGTGCGGCGATCCTGATGACGGCGGTGGGTGTGCCCTTGATTTGGATGGGAGAAGAATTTGGTGAGTATAAACATAACACCCAAGAGCAAGCAAAAGTTGAATGGGCACTGTTAGATAATGATCTAAATGGGGAATTGTTTGAATACTATAAAGGGCTGATTCATCTGCGGAAAAACAATCAGGCTTTGTATGTGGAAAATATTGACTTTTTTCACGAAGATCCTAACTCACAAGTGCTTGCTTACACGCGCTGGAATGAGGAAGGCTCACGGGTTGTTGTTGTTGCTAATTTTTCGGGTAACTTCTGGGCTGGCTATACCGTTCCTCACTTCCCAGCCAATGGAACCTGGCACGAATGGACAGGCGATTATGATGTTGAGTCTGGGGCCGACAACATGATGATTGACTTGGCAGAATACGAAGCCAAAGTGTTTGTCTGGCAGGGCTAA
- a CDS encoding DUF454 family protein, translating into MKQVQNTARLALGIFFGLIGMIGIILPLIPGTPFLLLAAACFSGLEEETTADPVHKTEHQTVVD; encoded by the coding sequence ATGAAACAAGTACAAAATACAGCCCGCCTAGCCCTAGGTATCTTTTTCGGTCTGATTGGAATGATTGGTATTATTCTCCCTCTAATTCCCGGCACTCCCTTTCTCCTGTTGGCTGCGGCCTGTTTTAGTGGCCTGGAGGAAGAGACAACCGCCGATCCTGTCCACAAAACGGAACATCAAACCGTAGTAGATTAG
- a CDS encoding glycosyltransferase family 2 protein: MKLSVIVPCYNEAATIRQVIDAIHNSPITNQEIIVVDDCSSDGTQEILKQDIEPLVSQVIYHPRNLGKGAALRTGLGQMTGDIAIIQDADLEYSPQDYPLMLEPILQGRADVVYGSRFQGAAPHRVVYYWHRVGNGFLTTLSNMFTNINLTDMETCYKAFRKEIIQQIRIEENRFGFEPEITAKVVKLNCRIYEVGISYYGRSYKEGKKINWKDGVWAIICILKYNLFR, from the coding sequence TTGAAATTATCAGTGATTGTCCCCTGTTATAACGAAGCTGCTACCATTCGCCAAGTCATTGATGCTATTCACAATTCCCCCATTACCAATCAAGAAATTATTGTCGTTGATGACTGCTCTAGTGATGGCACTCAAGAGATTCTCAAGCAGGACATTGAACCATTAGTCTCCCAAGTGATTTATCACCCCCGTAACCTCGGCAAAGGGGCCGCACTTCGCACAGGCCTGGGGCAAATGACAGGGGATATTGCCATTATTCAAGATGCTGATTTGGAATATTCTCCCCAGGACTATCCACTGATGCTCGAACCCATTTTGCAAGGGCGGGCCGATGTTGTTTATGGTTCACGATTTCAAGGGGCTGCGCCGCATCGGGTCGTGTACTATTGGCACAGAGTTGGCAATGGATTTCTAACGACTCTCTCCAATATGTTTACTAACATTAACTTAACGGATATGGAAACCTGCTATAAGGCATTTCGGAAAGAGATTATTCAGCAAATTCGGATTGAAGAAAATCGGTTTGGCTTTGAGCCAGAAATCACGGCAAAAGTGGTAAAACTCAATTGTCGCATCTATGAAGTAGGTATTTCCTATTACGGCAGAAGCTATAAAGAAGGCAAGAAAATTAATTGGAAAGATGGCGTATGGGCAATTATCTGCATTCTCAAGTACAACTTGTTTCGTTAA
- a CDS encoding AZOBR_p60025 family cell surface glycopolymer formation protein has translation MINNLSAPIRRQVLYPLLAMGLSLVIALILGVGKFQGQVTGFFRIGDVIPVSPYLSAESVFIHQGKTGHDGQQFLTIALDPGLGNPQTLKSLDVPAYRYRRIFYPFLGWFLGLGQPGWIPYTLVLVNILCFGVSVWGLGELLPKQPSSLPLLFLTIPGLWISFSIATADLLSTTLVILTLRHYRQNNSWLTWVWQALAILTRETTLLIWFALVMTSGLKRRKPDLVLAPLALLPWGLWNLYLRQRLGTAWDSQSLGTHFSWPLTGILAKVQVLITTPISLTQGLDMIVFLLQIAVVIGIGLAARPAWGKQPEIVLAGGLYSLMFILAKLQILNLFTDYSRVFLDLYLFLLLLWPYHPGRYKIAVFSLLGLVSVAYLLGFATEPV, from the coding sequence ATGATCAACAATCTTTCTGCCCCCATTCGCCGTCAAGTTCTCTATCCACTGCTGGCCATGGGCTTGAGTTTGGTGATTGCCCTGATCTTAGGGGTTGGGAAATTTCAGGGTCAGGTTACCGGTTTTTTTCGGATTGGTGATGTCATACCCGTTTCCCCCTATTTGTCCGCAGAATCAGTCTTTATTCACCAAGGCAAAACAGGCCATGACGGTCAACAGTTCCTCACCATTGCTTTAGACCCAGGCCTGGGGAATCCGCAAACCCTGAAGTCCTTGGATGTGCCGGCCTATCGCTATCGGCGGATTTTTTATCCATTTTTGGGCTGGTTTTTGGGTTTGGGCCAACCGGGCTGGATTCCCTATACCTTAGTGCTGGTTAACATTCTCTGTTTTGGGGTCAGCGTTTGGGGCCTGGGAGAATTATTACCGAAGCAACCCTCCTCCTTACCGCTGCTATTTTTAACCATTCCTGGCCTGTGGATTAGCTTCAGTATTGCCACGGCCGACCTATTGAGTACAACCTTGGTCATTCTAACCCTGCGGCATTATCGGCAGAACAACTCTTGGCTAACCTGGGTTTGGCAGGCCTTGGCCATCTTAACCAGAGAAACAACCCTTTTAATCTGGTTCGCCCTTGTCATGACCAGTGGCCTAAAACGCCGTAAACCGGACTTGGTTCTTGCACCTTTGGCCCTACTGCCTTGGGGATTATGGAATCTCTATTTACGCCAGCGGTTAGGGACAGCCTGGGATAGTCAAAGCTTAGGGACACATTTTAGTTGGCCCTTGACTGGAATTCTGGCCAAGGTACAGGTGTTAATCACTACCCCAATCAGTTTGACCCAGGGTTTAGACATGATTGTGTTTCTACTGCAAATTGCAGTTGTTATTGGCATTGGTTTAGCAGCCAGGCCGGCCTGGGGTAAGCAACCAGAAATTGTTTTAGCGGGTGGGCTGTATAGCCTGATGTTTATCTTGGCAAAGTTACAAATTCTCAATCTATTTACAGACTATAGTCGGGTCTTTTTAGATTTATACTTGTTTTTACTCCTTCTGTGGCCTTACCATCCAGGCCGATATAAAATTGCTGTTTTTAGTCTCCTGGGCCTGGTTAGTGTTGCTTATTTGCTTGGGTTTGCCACAGAACCAGTTTAG
- a CDS encoding branched-chain amino acid transaminase — MVSSDTPFLPIAYLQGEFIPFTDAKLSVATHALHYGTAALGGLRGIPNPNNSQEVFLFRLEDHARRLSNSARYLAYDLPASQIKHLLIEWVQRNKPQAPFYIRPLVYTSGLGIAPRLHQVEKDFLIYGLELGDYLSPDGVSCRISSWERQSDRSFPLRGKLTASYIVSALAKTEAVESGFDEAILLNDQGKICEASGMNLFIVRNGVLITPGVDQDILEGITRNSVIQVARDLGISVMERPVDRTEVLIADEVFLTGTAARVVPVSKIESYMLPTERPITQQLQALLKAITHGQEPNYRQWVDVIPLS; from the coding sequence ATGGTCAGCAGCGACACCCCCTTTCTTCCCATTGCCTACCTCCAGGGTGAATTTATTCCTTTTACAGATGCGAAACTTTCTGTTGCGACCCATGCCCTCCATTACGGAACAGCCGCCCTCGGTGGTTTACGGGGAATCCCCAATCCAAATAACTCCCAGGAAGTATTTTTATTTCGCTTAGAGGATCATGCCCGCCGCCTCAGCAATTCCGCCCGCTATCTGGCCTATGATCTACCGGCTAGTCAGATTAAACATCTCTTGATTGAATGGGTGCAACGCAACAAACCCCAGGCCCCGTTTTATATTCGGCCATTGGTGTATACGTCTGGGTTAGGGATTGCCCCGCGGTTGCATCAGGTGGAAAAAGATTTTCTCATCTATGGCCTGGAGTTGGGGGATTACTTGTCGCCGGATGGGGTGAGCTGTCGGATTAGTTCCTGGGAGCGACAGAGTGATCGGAGTTTTCCCTTGCGTGGCAAGTTAACAGCTTCCTATATTGTCTCGGCCTTGGCGAAAACAGAAGCGGTGGAGTCGGGGTTTGATGAGGCAATCCTGCTCAACGATCAAGGCAAAATCTGTGAAGCCTCGGGGATGAATTTGTTTATTGTCCGGAATGGGGTGCTGATTACGCCGGGGGTAGATCAAGACATTTTGGAAGGCATTACCCGCAACAGTGTGATCCAGGTAGCTCGGGATTTGGGGATTAGCGTGATGGAGCGGCCGGTAGATCGGACGGAGGTCTTAATTGCCGATGAAGTTTTTTTGACCGGAACCGCGGCGCGAGTTGTCCCTGTTTCAAAAATTGAAAGTTATATGCTCCCGACCGAACGCCCGATCACTCAACAACTCCAGGCCCTGCTGAAGGCCATTACCCACGGGCAAGAACCGAACTATCGGCAATGGGTGGATGTCATTCCCTTAAGCTAG